In the Brassica napus cultivar Da-Ae chromosome A7, Da-Ae, whole genome shotgun sequence genome, one interval contains:
- the LOC106421560 gene encoding calcium-dependent protein kinase 29 encodes MFRKLNKATRNKRNQNTRTKHFFNRMGFCFSKSQTQEIPISSSSDSTPPHRYQPLPKPTNPQTQTSTFPTTPKPKPAPPPSSSGSQIGPILNRPMIDLSALYDLHKELGRGQFGITYRCTDKSNGREYACKSISKRKLIRQKDIEDVRREVMILQHLTGQPNIVEFRGAYEDKDNLHVVMELCSGGELFDRIIKKGSYSEKEAANIFRQIVNVVHVCHFMGVVHRDLKPENFLLVSADDDSPIKATDFGLSVFIEEGKVYKDVVGSAYYVAPEVLHRNYGKEIDVWSAGVMLYILLCGVPPFWGETEKTIFEAVLEGNLDLESSPWPTISESAKDLIRKMLARDPKKRITAAEALAHPWLTDSEVSDKPIDSAVLIRMKQFRAMNKLKKLALKVIAENLSEEEIKGLKQMFKNIDTDGSGTITFDELRTGLHRLGSKLTESEIKQLMEAADVDKSGTIDYIEFITATMHRHRLEKEEHLLEAFKYFDKDRSGYITRDELKHSMTQYGMGDDATIDEVINDVDTDNDGRINYEEFVAMMTKGTTDHSDAKLIR; translated from the exons ATGTTCAGAAAACTCAATAAAGCCACCAGAAACAAGAGAAACCAAAACACtcgaacaaaacattttttcaacAGAATGGGTTTCTGCTTCTCCAAGTCACAAACACAGGAGATCCCAATCTCCTCTTCTTCCGATTCTACCCCTCCTCATCGCTACCAACCTCTCCCTAAACCAACAAATCCTCAAACCCAAACCAGTACTTTCCCCACCACTCCCAAACCCAAACCGGCTCCCCCACCTTCCTCCTCCGGTTCTCAAATCGGTCCAATCCTTAACCGACCAATGATCGACCTCTCAGCTCTCTACGACCTCCACAAAGAACTCGGCCGCGGCCAGTTCGGCATCACGTACCGTTGCACTGACAAATCCAACGGCCGAGAGTATGCATGCAAATCAATCTCCAAACGCAAACTCATACGTCAAAAAGACATCGAAGACGTGAGACGCGAAGTCATGATCTTGCAGCACCTCACTGGTCAACCAAACATCGTCGAGTTTCGAGGCGCTTACGAGGATAAAGACAATCTTCACGTGGTTATGGAGCTTTGTTCTGGAGGCGAGCTATTTGATCGTATTATCAAGAAAGGGAGTTACTCTGAGAAAGAAGCTGCGAATATTTTCAGACAGATTGTGAACGTTGTTCATGTTTGTCATTTCATGGGTGTTGTTCATAGAGACTTGAAGCCTGAGAACTTCTTGCTTGTTAGTGCGGATGATGATTCTCCTATTAAAGCCACAGACTTTGGACTCTCTGTTTTCATCGAAGAAG GTAAAGTATACAAAGATGTAGTCGGTAGCGCATACTATGTTGCACCTGAAGTTCTACATCGAAACTACGGTAAAGAGATCGATGTGTGGAGCGCTGGTGTCATGCTTTACATTCTTCTATGCGGTGTTCCTCCATTTTGGGGTG AGACCGAGAAGACTATATTTGAGGCGGTCTTAGAAGGGAATTTAGATCTTGAATCTTCTCCTTGGCCTACTATATCGGAAAGTGCAAAGGACTTGATAAGAAAGATGTTGGCAAGAGACCCTAAAAAACGGATTACTGCAGCTGAAGCACTTG CGCATCCATGGTTGACGGATAGCGAAGTTTCAGATAAACCAATTGATAGTGCAGTCCTTATTAGGATGAAGCAGTTCCGCGCAATGAACAAGCTCAAGAAACTTGCCTTGAAG GTCATAGCTGAAAACTTATCAGAAGAAGAGATTAAGGGATTAAAGCAgatgtttaaaaacattgataCGGACGGAAGTGGCACCATCACTTTTGATGAACTAAGAACCGGTTTACATCGTCTTGGATCCAAACTTACTGAATCTGAAATCAAACAACTCATGGAAGCT GCTGATGTGGATAAAAGCGGGACGATTGATTACATTGAGTTCATAACAGCTACAATGCATCGGCATAGATTGGAGAAAGAGGAGCATTTGCTAGAAGCATTCAAATACTTTGACAAAGACAGAAgcgg aTACATCACAAGGGACGAGCTTAAGCATTCGATGACACAGTATGGAATGGGTGATGATGCTACCATAGATGAAGTCATCAATGATGTTGATACAGACAAC GATGGGAGAATAAATTATGAGGAGTTTGTGGCGATGATGACGAAGGGAACTACAGATCATTCAGATGCGAAGCTGATCAGATGA
- the LOC106421521 gene encoding RNA pseudouridine synthase 2, chloroplastic, with protein sequence MLSISPVPSFSITSVKYLRSPSSSSFISVFPKLSRFVTATSATPNSTPETTTTRVNNAGLKLDETVSVSKGKIRLDSWISSRVDGVSRARVQSSIRQGLVSVNGHVIDKVSHNVKAGDEVHCTISKLQPLRAEPEDIPLDIVYEDQHVLVVNKPPHMVVHPAPGNPNGTLVNGILHHCSLPCVATYSNQEDDDDSDEEETFSDDEGMIRPGIVHRLDKGTSGLLVVAKDEHSHAHLAEQFKLHTIERVYISLTTGVPSPSQGRIDVPIGRDSNNRIRMAAIPGSLSRGRARHAASRYKVVETLAGGGSALVEWRLETGRTHQIRAHAKYMGVPLLGDEVYGGTKSMALSLLQRRVSRSDQEEIIELVSRMDRPCLHAIVLGFEHPCTGEIIKFSCPPPPDLAEIVGLLRRSGRDKVE encoded by the exons ATGCTCTCCATCTCTCCGGTGCCGAGCTTCTCTATAACCTCCGTGAAATATCTTCGctctccttcctcttcctccttcATCTCCGTCTTCCCTAAACTTTCCAGATTCGTCACAGCCACTTCCGCAACCCCCAATTCAACACCGGAGACCACCACCACGAGAGTCAACAACGCCGGCCTCAAACTCGACGAGACAGTCTCCGTCTCCAAAGGCAAGATTCGCCTCGACTCATGGATCTCCTCTCGCGTCGATGGAGTTAGCCGAGCTCGCGTACAGTCCAGCATCCGCCAAGGACTCGTCTCCGTCAATGGCCACGTCATCGATAAG GTTTCGCACAATGTGAAAGCTGGCGATGAGGTTCATTGTACGATATCAAAGCTCCAACCTTTGAGAGCTGAACCCGAAGACATACCGTTAGATATAGTTTACGAAGATCAGCACGTGCTCGTCGTTAACAAACCGCCTCACATG GTTGTTCATCCTGCGCCTGGGAATCCTAATGGGACGCTTGTTAACGGAATACTTCACCATTGTAGTCTCCCTTGTGTTGCTACTTATTCAAaccaagaagatgatgatgattcggATGAAGAAGAAACGTTTTCAGATGATGAAGGGATGATTCGTCCAGGTATTGTTCATAGGTTGGATAAAGGGACTAGTGGATTGCTCGTTGTAGCTAAG GATGAGCATTCTCATGCTCATTTGGCGGAACAGTTCAAGCTGCACACGATTGAGAGAGTTTATATAAGTCTTACCACTGGAGTTCCTTCTCCGTCTCAGGGGAGGATTGATGTACCGATTGGTAGGGATTCGAATAATCGGATCCGTATGGCTGCTATACCTGGATCATTGAGCCGTGGAAGGGCTCGTCATGCTGCTAGTAG GTATAAGGTAGTTGAAACACTCGCTGGAGGTGGCTCTGCGTTGGTTGAGTGGAGACTAGAAACTGGCCGTACACATCAG ATACGTGCGCATGCCAAGTACATGGGAGTACCTCTACTGGGTGACGAAGTGTATGGAGGAACGAAAAGCATGGCACTTTCTCTTCTGCAGAGAAGAGTCTCCCGGAGTGATCAAGAAGAGATCATAGAGCTGGTGTCAAGAATGGATAGGCCTTGTCTTCATGCTATAGTTCTCGG CTTTGAACATCCGTGCACAGGAGAAATCATAAAGTTTTCATGTCCACCGCCTCCGGATCTTGCTGAGATAGTAGGCCTGCTTCGTAGAAGCGGAAGAGACAAA GTGGAATAA